The genomic region CAATCTGCCTCTGACTGCGCTGTTCTCGACCCTTGGCCGTACAGCGGCGCGGGCGCTCGAATGCCAGTGGGCGGCGCATCAGATGCGTTATTTTCAGGATAAGCTCGTAGTCCAGCTCAAGGCAGGCAATACGGCAACTGCCGACGTTAGCAGGTGGCGCCCGGAAAGCTGGCGTAAGGAGGCCAAGGGTTACGGGTTCACTGAGGCGCCTCGCGGTGCACTCGGCCACTGGATCAAGATCAAGGACGCTAAGATCGACAATTATCAATGTGTCGTTCCGACGACGTGGAACGGTTCTCCTCGGGATTCCAAAGGCAATATTGGCGCTTTTGAAGCTTCGCTGATCGGTACCCCGATGGCCGATCCGCAGCGGCCCCTGGAGATCTTGCGCACGATCCATTCCTTTGACCCGTGCTTGGCTTGCTCGACCCACGTGATGAGTCCTGAGGGCCAAGAAATGGCTTCAGTTAAAGTGCGTTAGGTCCATGCTGGATAGGGGGAAGCTCCTCACCGCCGACGATGCGGCACCGACTGATCGCAGCATTGGCGGTGGCGTCGCCCACGTTTATGCGCCGGTGCGACTGTGGCATTGGGCTAACGCGGCGGCCATTCTGGTACTAAGTTTAACCGGCTACCTTATTGGGACCGGCACACCAGCGATGAAGGGAGAGGCAAGCGGCAATTTCCTGTTCGGCTATATCCGCTTTGCCCATTTCGCGGCGGGATATGTGGCCAGCGTTGGCTTTCTTCTGCGCATCTACTGGGCCTTGATGGGAAATGCGCATGCCATCCAGATCTTTTGCGTGCCGCTCTGGCGCGGGTGCTTCTGGCGGGAGGTGTATCAGGAGATACTCTGGTATGCGTTCCTTACAGGGGATCCTGACAGGCGCCCCGGGCACGATCGCCTTGCTCAGCTCGCAATGTTCTTCATGTTTACACAGACGATCACGTTCATGGTCGTCACTGGCTTTGCACTTTATGGGCAAGGTGCCGGTACTGACAGCTGGCAGTACAAGGTGTTCGGCTGGCTGTTTTCAATCTGGCCGAACAGTCAGGACGTCCACACCTTGCATCATCTCGGCCTGTGGGTCATCGTGATGTTTGCGCTGGTCCACATCTACGCGGTGATCCGGGAAGACATCATATCGCGGCGCAGCTTCTTTTCCAAAAAGATCGGCTGAGCGCGGGTTTGGCGATTGACCGGGAAGCGAATGCTCAATCCGAAAGACAAAAAACGAATCCTCGTGCTCGGCATCGGCAATATCCTGTGGGCCGATGAGGGCTTCGGCGTGCGAGTGGTCGAAGAGCTTCATAGCCGCTACGCCGTCGATAATAATGTCACCGTCCTCGATGGCGGCACCCAGGGACTCTACCTCGTCAGTTTTCTTGAACAGGCCGATTGCGTGGTCGTGTTCGATGCCATCGACTATGGATTGCCGCCCGGCCAGTTGGAGCTTGTACGAGATGACGAAGTGCCAAAGTTTACTGGTGCCAAGAAAGTGAGCCTGCATCAGACCGGTTTTCAGGAGGTCTTGAGCGCGGCCGATTTTCTTGGCCGCCGCCCGCGAGAGCTCGCTCTCATCGGCTGTCAGCCACTGGACCTGGAGACTTGGGGCGGTCCTCTGACCGCGCCGGTGCGCTTTCAGATTGGGCCTGCGATTGAACTGGCTTGTAAGCTCCTAGCGCAGTGGGGCTCGCCGGCAAAACCGCGGGGCGCGCCGCTGCCTGCATCAGAACGGCTGTTGGCGAACAATATTGACCATGCGAATTATGAGATGAGGGCGCAGCCCGTCTAGCGGCCTGAGACTGACAATGTGCCTTGGCTTGCCAATGACGATTGCCGAGACCGACGGTATCACGGCGCTGTGCGAGTATGGCAATGAACAGCGGCGCGTCTCGGTCATGCTGCTCGCCGATGTACCGGTCGGCGCCAAGGTGCTCGTTCATATCGACAGCGCGGTGCGGGTTTTGGACGACAATGAAGCAAGGCTGATCTCGGAAGCACTTGACGGGCTTGAGGCCAGCCTCAACGGCCAGGACATCGATCGATTCTTTGCGGACTTGATCGGTCACGAGCCACAATTGCCGGAGCACTTACGCTAGCCGTTCCGCTCACTTGCGCCGACTGAAGGGATCTCACAATTCGAATTCCAATCGCACGTAACGTTTGCCTGGAAAATATCAGGCGTTTCGCCGTTGCTCCGAGCGCGAGTTGCGGCCAGAGCATGATTGGCATGCGCCTTGCTAACCGCCTGCTAGCAGAAGCGAACAATA from Bradyrhizobium sp. CB1015 harbors:
- the cybH gene encoding Ni/Fe-hydrogenase, b-type cytochrome subunit; the protein is MLDRGKLLTADDAAPTDRSIGGGVAHVYAPVRLWHWANAAAILVLSLTGYLIGTGTPAMKGEASGNFLFGYIRFAHFAAGYVASVGFLLRIYWALMGNAHAIQIFCVPLWRGCFWREVYQEILWYAFLTGDPDRRPGHDRLAQLAMFFMFTQTITFMVVTGFALYGQGAGTDSWQYKVFGWLFSIWPNSQDVHTLHHLGLWVIVMFALVHIYAVIREDIISRRSFFSKKIG
- a CDS encoding HyaD/HybD family hydrogenase maturation endopeptidase; the protein is MLNPKDKKRILVLGIGNILWADEGFGVRVVEELHSRYAVDNNVTVLDGGTQGLYLVSFLEQADCVVVFDAIDYGLPPGQLELVRDDEVPKFTGAKKVSLHQTGFQEVLSAADFLGRRPRELALIGCQPLDLETWGGPLTAPVRFQIGPAIELACKLLAQWGSPAKPRGAPLPASERLLANNIDHANYEMRAQPV
- a CDS encoding HypC/HybG/HupF family hydrogenase formation chaperone, with the protein product MCLGLPMTIAETDGITALCEYGNEQRRVSVMLLADVPVGAKVLVHIDSAVRVLDDNEARLISEALDGLEASLNGQDIDRFFADLIGHEPQLPEHLR